Proteins from a single region of Leuconostoc gasicomitatum LMG 18811:
- a CDS encoding glycoside hydrolase family 13 protein produces MAKQWFKDSVVYQIYPMSFQDSNNDGIGDLTGIKQRLHYIQNLGADVIWLNPIYVSPNKDNGYDIADYKNINSNYGTMQDFEELLQQAHQLNLKIMMDLVVNHTSDQHEWFKESRTSQTNQYADYYIWKDPVNGHEPNNWLAAFGGSAWTYVPERKQYYLHIFAESQPDLNWENPEVREAVFDIERFWLNKGVDGFRMDVINLISKPDSLPDVPAPVTSGTTMDFVADGHRLNEFLQQMNDEVLSKYDTITVGEMPGATPDDAIKYTGLNSHELNMVFQFEHVALSPNPDVRIGKWHDEPVKLVELKQSLNRWQTSLDGKGWNSLYWNNHDQPRAVSRFGNDSKEFRDVSAKMLATTLHMLQGTPYIYEGEELGMTNGHFTKLAQYEDIESLNFYDELVNQKHLVTSETMLKYLANLSRDNARTPMQWNTEVNAGFSTATPWYAPNNNYPEINAQKSLSDKSSVFYHYKKLIALRHDSEVIRYGNFEPIDCDDDQVYAYRRHYEGQTILVLSNFTDKTISRDYQQLNADELLINNYTDDQGKTLRPYESKVYLFKK; encoded by the coding sequence ATGGCAAAACAGTGGTTTAAAGATTCAGTGGTTTATCAAATATATCCTATGAGTTTTCAGGATAGTAATAATGACGGTATCGGTGATTTAACTGGTATTAAACAACGTTTACACTATATTCAAAATTTAGGCGCAGATGTCATTTGGTTAAACCCAATTTATGTATCCCCAAATAAAGATAATGGTTATGACATTGCTGATTACAAAAACATTAATTCAAACTATGGCACGATGCAAGATTTTGAAGAATTACTCCAACAGGCGCACCAACTTAATCTTAAAATTATGATGGATCTAGTTGTCAATCATACATCTGACCAGCATGAATGGTTCAAAGAAAGTCGTACAAGTCAAACGAATCAATATGCGGATTACTATATTTGGAAAGATCCTGTTAACGGTCACGAACCAAACAATTGGCTAGCGGCATTCGGTGGTTCAGCCTGGACTTATGTTCCTGAACGAAAACAGTACTATTTACACATTTTTGCCGAAAGCCAACCAGATCTTAATTGGGAAAATCCAGAAGTGCGCGAAGCCGTGTTTGATATTGAACGTTTTTGGTTAAACAAAGGCGTCGATGGTTTTCGTATGGATGTCATCAACTTAATCTCAAAACCTGATAGTTTACCAGACGTTCCTGCACCCGTAACATCTGGCACAACAATGGATTTTGTTGCCGATGGTCATCGCTTAAATGAATTCTTACAACAGATGAATGATGAGGTTTTATCTAAATATGACACCATTACTGTTGGTGAGATGCCTGGAGCTACACCCGATGATGCGATTAAATATACTGGTTTGAATAGCCATGAATTAAATATGGTCTTCCAATTTGAACATGTCGCATTAAGTCCTAATCCAGATGTTCGAATAGGAAAATGGCATGATGAACCTGTTAAATTAGTTGAATTAAAACAATCGTTAAATCGCTGGCAAACAAGTCTTGATGGTAAAGGTTGGAACAGTCTCTATTGGAATAATCATGACCAACCTCGTGCAGTATCCCGCTTTGGCAATGATTCAAAAGAATTTAGAGATGTGTCAGCAAAAATGTTAGCTACTACTTTACACATGTTACAAGGTACCCCTTATATTTACGAAGGTGAAGAACTAGGCATGACCAATGGTCACTTTACTAAATTGGCACAATATGAAGATATTGAATCACTTAATTTCTATGATGAGTTAGTCAATCAAAAACACCTTGTCACTTCAGAAACAATGCTCAAGTATTTAGCAAATCTGTCGCGTGATAACGCTAGAACACCTATGCAATGGAATACAGAAGTTAACGCTGGATTCTCGACAGCAACACCTTGGTATGCACCAAATAATAATTACCCCGAAATAAATGCTCAAAAATCTCTGTCTGATAAATCTTCTGTATTTTATCACTATAAAAAGCTCATTGCGCTTCGTCATGATTCAGAAGTAATTAGATATGGTAATTTTGAACCTATTGACTGTGATGACGATCAAGTTTATGCTTATCGTCGTCATTATGAGGGGCAAACAATACTTGTTTTAAGTAACTTTACCGATAAAACCATTTCACGTGATTATCAACAATTAAACGCAGACGAATTATTGATTAATAATTATACCGATGACCAAGGAAAGACTTTACGACCATATGAAAGTAAAGTATATCTTTTCAAAAAATAA
- a CDS encoding sugar porter family MFS transporter, which produces MNHTRHLSTNFVYFFGALGGLLFGYDTGVISGAMLFIGKELDIKSGSFQDGFITASVLLGAIIGAAVIGPLSDKLGRKKLLLIAAIIFFTGALGSGIGINYTVLVVSRVILGIAVGAASALIPTYLAELSPADKRGGIGTLFQLMIMTGIFFAYVSNEWLSPNGFLGLKENVGWHWMLGLAAIPAALLFFGGLRLPESPRFLVRNGKIDDAKRVLSQMNPNAKLVEEELHDIQLQANIPSGGFKELFGVMARPVLIMALGLAIFQQVMGCNTVLYYAPKIFISAGFSEHFALQSHIVIGLFNVIVTAIAVKIMDKIDRKKMLTYGAIGMGISLLLMSTAMLVLQAGNGNLGSWVCVISLTLYIAFFSATWGPVMWVMIGEAFPLNIRGLGNSFGAVINWTANFAVSQTFPMLLIAFTPANAINSEGKGIAKLFLIYGALCFVAIWFIAKFTIETRNRSLESIEAGLRSKAHAKMPYSHKSSLL; this is translated from the coding sequence ATGAATCACACAAGACATTTATCAACAAATTTTGTCTATTTTTTCGGTGCCCTTGGTGGGCTGTTGTTTGGATACGATACAGGCGTCATATCAGGTGCTATGCTTTTTATAGGAAAGGAATTAGATATTAAATCAGGTTCCTTTCAAGATGGCTTTATTACAGCATCTGTGCTTCTTGGTGCCATAATTGGTGCTGCCGTTATAGGCCCACTATCTGATAAATTAGGACGTAAAAAACTTTTACTAATTGCCGCAATAATATTTTTTACAGGTGCATTAGGATCTGGTATAGGAATCAATTACACTGTATTAGTCGTGTCACGTGTTATTCTTGGTATTGCTGTAGGAGCAGCTTCAGCTTTGATTCCTACATATTTAGCTGAATTATCACCAGCTGATAAGCGCGGTGGTATCGGCACACTATTTCAATTAATGATTATGACAGGTATTTTCTTCGCCTATGTTTCAAATGAATGGCTTTCACCTAACGGATTTTTAGGACTTAAAGAAAATGTTGGTTGGCATTGGATGCTTGGTTTGGCTGCAATTCCTGCTGCATTATTGTTTTTTGGTGGTCTCAGATTACCAGAATCACCACGATTTCTTGTGCGCAACGGAAAAATTGATGACGCTAAACGTGTGCTGTCGCAAATGAATCCCAATGCGAAATTGGTCGAAGAAGAACTACACGATATTCAATTACAAGCAAATATTCCATCTGGTGGCTTTAAAGAATTATTCGGCGTTATGGCGCGCCCAGTTCTAATAATGGCTTTGGGTTTAGCTATTTTCCAACAAGTCATGGGATGCAATACCGTATTATATTATGCACCCAAAATTTTTATATCCGCAGGATTTAGCGAACATTTTGCGCTCCAATCCCATATTGTCATTGGCTTATTCAATGTTATTGTGACAGCTATTGCCGTTAAAATAATGGATAAAATTGATCGCAAAAAAATGCTCACCTACGGTGCAATAGGTATGGGTATTTCGTTATTACTGATGTCAACAGCGATGTTAGTGCTTCAAGCTGGTAATGGTAATCTTGGGTCATGGGTATGTGTTATTTCTCTGACGCTGTATATTGCATTCTTCTCAGCTACATGGGGTCCTGTTATGTGGGTCATGATTGGCGAAGCATTCCCATTAAATATTCGTGGCCTTGGTAACTCGTTTGGTGCAGTTATTAATTGGACAGCAAATTTTGCAGTTTCTCAAACTTTTCCTATGCTGCTTATTGCATTTACACCGGCTAATGCTATCAACTCAGAGGGAAAAGGTATTGCTAAATTATTCTTAATATATGGCGCTCTTTGTTTTGTAGCTATTTGGTTTATTGCTAAATTTACAATTGAAACACGTAATCGCTCGTTGGAGTCAATAGAAGCTGGTTTACGTTCGAAAGCTCATGCAAAAATGCCATACAGTCACAAAAGTTCACTACTATAA
- a CDS encoding ABC transporter substrate-binding protein, whose amino-acid sequence MSTGKKFAALAAITIMAGSSFAGLSAVHTPTVSANTVASKPVKVTFWHAMAGPYKDALQKRIDAFNKSQSKYEIVATAQGDYTTLNQKIMAGAKSKTLPVMAQTIYTQVPDYVKDGIVTSLQPQVDGKNGLSKKQLNNIYPGFLQQSKYKGEFYSAPFSASVREMFYNKTLLKKYSLSVPKTWDETAKMSEVLKKDGIATVGFDKSFDMEWNSMARSAGVSLVTNKNKVNVDSKKAVAAAKLITDMVSDGTAKTAGSDIYGTTNFVNGKIALTFSSSAGITATKAAAAKDFDWGTAPLPSYKGKSATVLAGNSLVVTATATKNQQAGAWAFMKYLMSDKQTEKWAESTGYLPITKKATKSAAYKAYLKKNPLAQAASDSLPGAFSDTAFLGYQDYHTNLLNAVDSMLTKKTPASDALKTLSDQTKKTLKENE is encoded by the coding sequence ATGAGTACTGGGAAGAAATTCGCAGCTTTGGCTGCTATTACAATTATGGCAGGTTCATCTTTTGCTGGCTTGTCAGCAGTTCACACACCAACAGTAAGTGCCAATACTGTTGCCAGTAAGCCAGTAAAAGTAACGTTCTGGCACGCCATGGCTGGCCCTTATAAAGACGCGTTGCAAAAGCGTATTGATGCTTTCAATAAATCACAAAGTAAATATGAGATTGTTGCCACTGCTCAAGGTGATTATACGACTTTGAACCAAAAAATTATGGCTGGTGCTAAGTCTAAAACATTGCCTGTTATGGCCCAAACAATTTACACACAGGTACCTGACTACGTTAAAGATGGCATTGTAACATCACTTCAACCTCAAGTTGATGGTAAAAATGGTTTGTCAAAGAAACAATTAAACAATATTTATCCAGGTTTCTTGCAACAATCAAAATATAAAGGTGAGTTCTACTCAGCACCTTTTTCAGCATCAGTGCGTGAAATGTTTTATAACAAAACACTGTTGAAGAAGTATAGCCTTTCAGTACCAAAAACTTGGGATGAAACTGCTAAAATGTCTGAAGTTTTGAAGAAAGATGGTATTGCCACTGTTGGCTTTGATAAGTCATTTGATATGGAGTGGAACTCAATGGCTCGCTCAGCAGGTGTATCATTGGTGACGAATAAAAACAAGGTCAATGTTGATTCCAAAAAAGCTGTTGCAGCAGCTAAATTGATTACAGACATGGTTTCTGATGGCACTGCCAAAACAGCCGGTTCTGATATCTATGGCACCACAAATTTTGTTAATGGTAAAATAGCCTTGACATTCTCATCATCTGCCGGTATTACAGCAACGAAAGCTGCAGCTGCCAAAGACTTTGACTGGGGCACGGCACCACTTCCTTCATACAAAGGTAAGTCAGCAACAGTTTTGGCTGGTAACAGCTTAGTGGTGACTGCAACGGCAACAAAGAATCAGCAAGCTGGTGCATGGGCCTTCATGAAATATCTAATGTCTGACAAGCAAACTGAAAAGTGGGCGGAATCGACAGGTTATTTGCCAATTACTAAAAAAGCAACCAAGTCAGCCGCTTATAAAGCCTATTTGAAAAAGAATCCACTTGCTCAAGCTGCTTCAGATTCATTGCCAGGTGCATTCTCAGATACCGCTTTCTTAGGTTACCAAGATTATCATACAAACTTATTAAATGCCGTTGATTCAATGTTAACGAAGAAAACACCAGCGTCAGATGCGTTGAAAACATTGTCTGATCAAACAAAGAAGACTTTGAAAGAGAACGAATAA
- a CDS encoding GNAT family N-acetyltransferase, translating into MIRSIMTTDIDALCKINSEELGYDYPREQSLTQLRKILNDSNHYLLALYEDETTKKILGYVHAEVYEEIYAEPTLNVLALAVVRDNQNSGIGTQLMSWLENTAVSKGYKSIRLNSGMSRKSAHEFYEHINYVHTKNQKKFIKKLK; encoded by the coding sequence ATGATACGTTCTATCATGACAACTGACATTGACGCGCTTTGCAAAATAAATAGTGAAGAATTGGGGTATGATTACCCAAGAGAACAATCTTTGACGCAACTTCGTAAGATTTTGAATGATTCTAACCATTATTTGTTAGCACTTTATGAAGATGAGACGACTAAAAAAATTTTAGGTTATGTTCATGCTGAAGTTTATGAAGAAATATATGCCGAACCTACTCTAAATGTGTTAGCTTTGGCTGTGGTAAGAGACAATCAAAATAGCGGTATCGGGACACAGTTAATGTCATGGTTAGAAAACACTGCTGTATCAAAAGGATACAAATCTATTCGTTTAAATTCTGGTATGAGTAGAAAAAGTGCACACGAATTTTATGAACATATCAATTATGTTCATACGAAGAATCAAAAGAAGTTTATAAAAAAATTAAAATGA
- a CDS encoding MBL fold metallo-hydrolase, with the protein MRMQVKFLNGLNTIGGNVVSFTQGKTRLVMDFGVNFAPSETPTGDLLANGTLPDLPDLFTDVSSEYETTIFVSHLHLDHMGALKYLTKPIDVYMSQASADLYYVLTKLGIESAPYANIKVIDFEKPTSFGDFEVTFFETDHDARGAAAIRIRNGEHTVVHSGDVRLDGPHPERVNHWADVLRDENIDLLLLEGTEFSFDEANDIAHERYTEMSLQQNFAQILQSSEQLVVINPYERNIDRLVALQATVQANGREMRWDHQFATILLAVGMTDVKEIDWETVLAQPGHYVIQNHFNQLHDLDQFNGDYVYLHMNGEPLGEYDPRFAELSDYLTNNDVLFCSLGVSGHATPDDLVALAQHISAKKTVTWHSFKPEKEAKALREVGLNVYLPTKGETLNY; encoded by the coding sequence ATGCGTATGCAAGTAAAATTCTTAAATGGACTCAATACAATCGGGGGGAATGTTGTATCATTTACGCAGGGAAAAACAAGGCTTGTGATGGATTTTGGTGTCAATTTTGCACCATCTGAAACACCTACAGGGGATTTATTAGCCAATGGCACACTACCAGATTTACCTGATTTATTTACTGATGTGAGTAGTGAATATGAGACAACAATATTTGTCTCACATTTACACTTAGATCATATGGGCGCTTTGAAATATTTAACAAAGCCTATCGATGTTTACATGAGTCAAGCATCTGCTGATTTATACTATGTTTTAACAAAATTAGGGATCGAATCTGCGCCTTACGCAAATATTAAAGTCATTGATTTTGAAAAACCCACTAGTTTTGGTGACTTTGAGGTGACTTTCTTTGAAACAGATCATGATGCACGTGGTGCAGCAGCTATTCGTATACGAAACGGGGAGCATACAGTCGTTCATAGTGGCGACGTACGATTAGATGGTCCGCATCCAGAACGTGTAAATCATTGGGCAGATGTTTTACGTGACGAAAACATTGATTTGTTGTTACTAGAAGGCACTGAATTTAGTTTTGATGAAGCAAACGATATTGCACATGAGCGCTATACAGAAATGTCATTGCAACAAAATTTTGCTCAAATATTACAGAGCTCAGAACAATTGGTTGTGATCAACCCCTATGAACGTAATATTGATCGTTTAGTAGCTTTGCAAGCAACTGTACAAGCTAATGGACGTGAAATGCGTTGGGATCATCAATTTGCTACAATCCTGCTTGCGGTGGGGATGACCGATGTCAAAGAGATTGATTGGGAGACTGTTTTAGCTCAGCCAGGTCACTATGTGATTCAAAATCATTTTAATCAGTTACATGATTTGGATCAGTTTAATGGCGATTATGTTTACTTGCATATGAACGGCGAACCACTTGGTGAATATGATCCACGTTTTGCTGAACTAAGTGATTACTTAACTAACAATGATGTGCTATTTTGCAGTCTGGGGGTCAGTGGACACGCTACGCCAGATGATTTAGTGGCTTTGGCACAACACATTAGTGCCAAAAAAACAGTGACATGGCATTCATTCAAGCCAGAAAAAGAGGCGAAAGCTTTGCGAGAAGTTGGATTGAATGTTTATTTACCAACTAAAGGTGAAACTTTGAACTATTAG
- a CDS encoding Cna B-type domain-containing protein translates to MFKKTATFFSLLIIMSTFFVTPVSVLAESNTDNLSTAMTSSNVISNSDIQPVEKSTEKQEASKNVVAGLPKVTPATDNTIKTGKIKSSSTQPRAPTITAGKDWGDQFITHAELEDENGKPQTNFDIYDDMQAHWDMTVPAGTNIKTDDTMTVTVPSVLTMATDVKFDITDVAGNVIGHAVADHNTGKVTITFTDYAEQSAKNGISGKFNIWVHWDHTQVEEDTTVPVDWGNGGSTDIDIDPGNDGPDPDEELYKWGWYDSNDPTIIHWRVRLNYAKVDIKNAVYTDFVGGNQNLVPGSIQAYHVEYNSDGTDFTQLNDVPSSDIFEDSTLKFHVNLHELTDTVLVDYDTKATDGGTSTKYENSGQLTGENIEKQTIDVYSPDNGGGGDGETTETIDGIKTWQDDNNIEGLRPDAITIDIYQNGVKINSKIVTAKSDWKYSITDLPKYDANGNAYIYTVKEESVDHYMSSQSGYDFTNTLSDITKIAGTKTWDDQNNQDGKRPDAIKVNLLANGKGIQTKTITANDDWQYQFTDLPKYDNNGKKISYAITEDKVSGYETEIVNYDLINHYTPHTPINPDKPIDPIIPITPNNPVNPVVPWQPNHKSVSLPNTASENIAWTATYGFIIIGLITIAVWLRRKDN, encoded by the coding sequence ATGTTCAAAAAGACAGCAACTTTTTTTAGCTTATTAATTATTATGAGTACTTTTTTTGTTACACCGGTTTCAGTCTTGGCAGAATCCAACACTGACAATTTGAGTACTGCAATGACTTCTTCTAATGTCATATCAAATTCTGATATTCAACCAGTTGAAAAGTCGACTGAAAAGCAAGAGGCAAGTAAAAATGTAGTGGCTGGGTTACCCAAAGTCACGCCGGCAACAGATAACACGATTAAAACTGGTAAAATAAAATCAAGTTCAACGCAGCCACGTGCGCCTACTATCACAGCTGGTAAAGATTGGGGAGATCAATTTATTACACATGCTGAACTAGAAGACGAAAATGGTAAGCCACAAACAAATTTCGACATTTACGATGATATGCAGGCACATTGGGATATGACAGTGCCTGCAGGTACCAATATCAAAACAGATGACACGATGACAGTGACGGTGCCGAGTGTGTTAACCATGGCTACTGATGTCAAATTCGATATCACCGATGTTGCTGGTAATGTTATTGGGCACGCAGTTGCAGATCATAACACTGGTAAAGTCACAATTACATTTACTGATTATGCCGAACAGTCTGCTAAAAATGGTATTAGTGGTAAATTTAATATTTGGGTTCATTGGGATCATACACAAGTTGAAGAAGATACAACGGTGCCTGTTGATTGGGGCAATGGTGGTTCTACTGATATTGATATTGATCCAGGAAACGACGGTCCTGATCCTGATGAAGAGTTGTACAAGTGGGGTTGGTATGATTCAAATGATCCGACAATTATTCATTGGCGGGTGCGTTTGAATTATGCCAAGGTTGATATTAAAAACGCTGTTTATACAGATTTTGTTGGTGGGAATCAAAATCTTGTACCAGGATCAATTCAAGCCTATCATGTTGAATACAATAGTGATGGGACAGACTTTACGCAATTAAATGACGTGCCCAGTTCTGATATTTTTGAGGATAGTACGTTGAAGTTTCACGTTAATCTACATGAATTAACAGATACAGTCCTTGTTGACTATGATACAAAGGCCACCGATGGTGGTACATCGACAAAATATGAAAACTCCGGTCAATTAACTGGTGAAAATATTGAGAAGCAAACCATTGATGTTTATTCACCTGATAATGGTGGTGGTGGTGATGGTGAAACCACCGAAACAATTGACGGTATCAAGACATGGCAAGACGATAATAACATCGAAGGATTACGTCCTGATGCAATTACTATCGATATTTACCAAAACGGTGTCAAGATCAATTCAAAGATTGTCACTGCCAAATCTGATTGGAAATATTCGATAACAGACTTACCAAAGTACGATGCTAACGGTAACGCCTATATTTATACAGTGAAGGAAGAGTCTGTTGATCACTATATGTCTTCTCAATCCGGGTATGATTTTACTAACACCCTATCAGATATCACGAAAATTGCTGGGACGAAAACTTGGGATGATCAAAATAACCAAGATGGTAAGCGCCCTGATGCAATAAAGGTAAACCTACTTGCTAATGGTAAGGGGATACAAACGAAAACGATTACAGCAAATGATGATTGGCAATATCAGTTTACTGACTTGCCAAAGTATGACAACAATGGTAAGAAAATCAGTTATGCAATTACTGAGGATAAGGTATCTGGTTATGAAACAGAAATAGTTAATTATGATTTGATTAATCATTACACGCCGCACACACCTATTAATCCTGATAAACCTATAGATCCTATCATACCAATTACACCAAACAATCCTGTAAATCCTGTAGTGCCATGGCAGCCAAATCATAAGTCAGTTAGTTTGCCAAACACTGCTTCGGAAAATATTGCTTGGACTGCTACTTATGGATTTATAATAATTGGTTTAATTACCATAGCTGTATGGCTGCGTCGCAAGGACAATTGA
- a CDS encoding carbohydrate ABC transporter permease: protein MKKIISNTIVYLLLVVGALTMLLPFFWMVLTSFKTGFEALQVPPTWLPKKLQVTNWISAWKAAPFATYLLNSVIVSFMTTIGQIITAIMAAFAFAKMNFHGKKILFTILLATMMVPGEMLIIPNFVTLSQLHIVNTYGALILPWLASFFAVFTLRQSFASVPDQLYYAAKLDGASDWKFLWQILVPNAKSSITAIGLLQIIGSWNSFMWPLIVTNTDKMRTLPVGLQAFSSDSGVNYPELMAASTFVILPMVILYLFLNKYVVAGISGGGIKG from the coding sequence ATGAAAAAAATCATATCAAACACAATCGTTTATTTGCTGTTAGTAGTTGGTGCTTTGACAATGCTGTTGCCATTCTTTTGGATGGTGTTAACGTCATTTAAAACTGGATTTGAAGCGTTACAGGTGCCACCAACATGGCTACCGAAAAAACTACAGGTTACAAATTGGATTTCTGCCTGGAAAGCAGCACCATTTGCGACGTATCTACTAAATTCGGTGATTGTATCGTTTATGACGACAATTGGTCAAATCATTACAGCAATTATGGCAGCTTTTGCATTTGCCAAAATGAATTTTCACGGTAAAAAAATACTTTTCACAATCTTACTAGCGACCATGATGGTGCCGGGAGAAATGTTGATCATCCCTAACTTTGTGACCTTATCACAGTTACATATTGTCAACACATATGGCGCTTTGATTTTGCCATGGTTAGCCAGTTTCTTTGCAGTCTTTACCCTACGTCAGTCATTTGCAAGCGTACCTGATCAGTTGTATTACGCTGCCAAACTTGACGGTGCTTCGGATTGGAAATTTTTATGGCAAATTTTGGTGCCTAATGCTAAATCATCGATTACCGCCATTGGTCTTCTACAAATTATTGGTTCATGGAATTCATTCATGTGGCCATTAATTGTAACTAATACAGATAAAATGAGGACGTTACCGGTTGGTTTGCAAGCATTTAGTTCTGATTCGGGTGTTAATTATCCTGAATTGATGGCAGCATCGACTTTTGTCATTTTGCCAATGGTAATTTTATATCTGTTCTTAAACAAGTATGTTGTTGCTGGTATTTCTGGTGGGGGAATCAAGGGTTAA
- a CDS encoding carbohydrate ABC transporter permease, whose translation MRNQKTTWKQTLKGWLYVLPMLIIVSVFSLYPIISSLAMSFYTQYNFFTNQVMALGFDNFKYLWEDPLFHAAVSNTLIFVIGVVPLEIVISLTVAVLLNQIKLFAGFFRTIYFLPFVTSIVAISMVWKWIYNKDAGLLNYFLSFVGIHPIDWLNDPNWALPALIILAIWKSLGFNIMLFLVALNNVDKRLYRAATLDGASIWQRFWHITVPMISPMTFLITINAVIGSFKVFDEIFSLFGGQAGPGNAAMTVVFYLYRMFYEQNKYGIAAAAGVVLFVMILIVTLLQMWFSKKHVHY comes from the coding sequence ATGCGCAATCAGAAGACGACTTGGAAACAGACGTTAAAAGGTTGGTTGTATGTTTTACCAATGTTAATCATCGTGTCAGTTTTTAGCTTGTATCCGATTATTTCAAGTTTAGCCATGAGTTTTTATACGCAGTATAACTTTTTTACCAATCAAGTAATGGCGCTTGGGTTTGATAACTTTAAATATTTGTGGGAAGATCCGTTGTTTCATGCTGCTGTGTCCAATACATTAATCTTTGTGATTGGCGTTGTCCCTTTGGAAATCGTTATTTCTTTAACAGTGGCTGTCTTGTTGAACCAAATTAAATTGTTTGCTGGTTTTTTTCGAACGATTTATTTTTTACCATTTGTGACTAGCATCGTTGCCATTTCAATGGTTTGGAAGTGGATTTATAACAAAGATGCAGGGTTGTTGAACTACTTTTTAAGCTTTGTTGGTATTCATCCAATTGATTGGCTAAATGACCCTAATTGGGCATTACCAGCGCTAATTATTCTTGCCATTTGGAAAAGTCTAGGATTTAATATCATGTTATTCCTGGTTGCCTTAAACAATGTTGATAAACGTCTATATCGTGCGGCGACTTTAGACGGTGCTAGTATATGGCAACGCTTTTGGCATATCACGGTACCAATGATTAGTCCAATGACATTTTTGATTACGATTAATGCAGTCATTGGATCATTTAAAGTGTTTGATGAGATTTTTTCTTTATTTGGTGGGCAAGCAGGTCCTGGTAATGCAGCGATGACAGTTGTTTTCTATCTTTACCGAATGTTTTACGAACAAAACAAGTACGGTATTGCCGCAGCGGCTGGTGTTGTATTGTTTGTCATGATTTTAATTGTGACATTATTGCAAATGTGGTTTAGCAAAAAGCATGTGCATTACTAA
- a CDS encoding ABC transporter ATP-binding protein, with amino-acid sequence MEVKFNHVTLTYPNGIEVLHDMDFDINDGQLVALLGPSGGGKSTTLNLISGLLSATTGNIYFGDKDVTKQDALERGVGMVFQNYALYPHMTVLDNIIFPMKMAKIDKATRKQRALDLAKLVRVDDQIAKKPSDLSGGQQQRVAIARALAKSPNILLLDEPLSNLDARLRVEMREEIRRIQKETGVTTIFVTHDQSEAMHVADKIMVLNDGRIQQYDEPQSLYENPSNQFVANFIGEPALNVISARQLGPGVTQLFDGEVATIGIRAEALTNEVKEPAIKMQAIVHEVLSFGRDHQATISVGENQLIATDVTTTALINQEMTLFAALSGVYAFDKEGQRLPLRGERT; translated from the coding sequence TTGGAAGTTAAATTTAATCACGTGACTTTGACTTATCCAAATGGCATCGAAGTGTTGCATGATATGGATTTTGATATCAATGATGGCCAACTCGTTGCACTTTTGGGACCCTCTGGTGGTGGTAAATCTACCACATTGAATCTGATTTCTGGATTATTATCAGCGACAACTGGTAATATTTACTTTGGAGACAAAGATGTGACAAAACAAGACGCTTTAGAGCGCGGCGTTGGCATGGTATTTCAAAATTACGCATTGTACCCACACATGACAGTATTGGATAACATTATTTTCCCGATGAAAATGGCAAAAATTGATAAGGCAACACGGAAGCAGCGTGCTTTAGATCTTGCTAAATTAGTTCGAGTTGATGATCAAATCGCCAAAAAACCAAGTGATTTATCTGGTGGTCAGCAACAACGTGTAGCCATTGCCCGCGCTTTAGCAAAATCACCTAATATTTTGCTTTTGGATGAACCCTTATCTAATCTTGATGCGCGTTTACGTGTGGAAATGCGTGAAGAAATTCGTCGTATTCAAAAAGAAACCGGTGTGACAACAATTTTTGTTACTCATGATCAAAGTGAAGCCATGCATGTTGCTGATAAAATAATGGTGCTTAATGATGGTCGTATTCAACAATATGATGAACCACAATCATTATATGAAAATCCAAGTAATCAATTTGTTGCTAATTTCATTGGTGAACCAGCACTCAACGTCATATCGGCGCGCCAACTTGGTCCGGGAGTGACGCAATTGTTTGATGGGGAGGTCGCGACTATTGGTATTCGTGCTGAAGCACTGACAAATGAAGTCAAAGAACCTGCAATTAAAATGCAAGCGATTGTTCATGAAGTTTTGTCATTTGGACGTGATCATCAAGCAACTATATCTGTTGGTGAAAACCAATTAATTGCGACTGATGTGACTACAACAGCGTTAATTAATCAAGAAATGACACTTTTTGCAGCGTTAAGTGGGGTTTATGCCTTTGACAAAGAAGGTCAGAGGCTCCCGCTACGGGGTGAACGCACATGA